One [Clostridium] saccharolyticum WM1 DNA segment encodes these proteins:
- a CDS encoding head maturation protease, ClpP-related: MKRKFWNWVKNEDKGGRTLYLDGEISDETWYGDEVTPELFRRELVSGNGDITVWINSSGGDVFAAAQIYNMLMDYKGNVTVKVDALAASAASVIAMAGTTVQMSPVAMMMIHNPMTVAIGDSEEMKKAGAMLDEVKESIMNAYEIKTGLNRTKVSHLMDAESWFNARKAVELGFADEILENKSGNREKENRLELEGLMFSRAAVANSLLDKLIPKKPEKKGIPAEQLEKRLNLLSH; the protein is encoded by the coding sequence GTGAAACGGAAGTTTTGGAACTGGGTGAAGAATGAGGACAAAGGAGGAAGGACGCTGTACCTGGACGGGGAAATTTCAGACGAAACCTGGTATGGCGATGAAGTGACACCGGAACTGTTCCGCAGAGAACTGGTATCCGGCAACGGTGATATTACGGTTTGGATTAATTCTTCGGGCGGAGATGTGTTTGCGGCGGCACAAATTTACAACATGCTGATGGACTATAAGGGAAATGTGACCGTGAAGGTGGATGCCCTGGCTGCTTCGGCTGCCTCTGTCATTGCTATGGCAGGAACTACGGTGCAGATGTCCCCGGTTGCCATGATGATGATCCACAACCCCATGACGGTTGCCATCGGGGATTCGGAGGAGATGAAGAAAGCCGGAGCCATGCTGGACGAGGTGAAGGAAAGCATTATGAACGCCTATGAAATCAAGACTGGGCTGAACCGGACAAAGGTTTCCCATCTGATGGATGCAGAGAGCTGGTTCAATGCCAGGAAGGCAGTGGAACTTGGATTTGCAGATGAGATTTTAGAGAACAAAAGTGGAAACAGGGAGAAGGAAAATAGGCTGGAACTGGAAGGACTGATGTTTTCCAGAGCGGCGGTTGCCAATTCCCTATTAGATAAGTTAATCCCGAAGAAACCGGAAAAGAAGGGAATTCCGGCAGAGCAGTTAGAAAAGCGTTTGAATCTATTAAGTCATTGA
- a CDS encoding type II toxin-antitoxin system Phd/YefM family antitoxin has translation MIIKASAALRNDYTTISNLAKETKEPIYITKNGEGDMVLMSIDAFEKREQILELRSRVLQAEQERLSGAKTMSVSEARKALRERLNEA, from the coding sequence ATGATTATTAAAGCATCAGCGGCATTGAGAAATGACTATACAACGATTTCCAATCTGGCAAAAGAGACAAAAGAACCTATTTATATAACTAAAAATGGTGAAGGTGATATGGTGCTGATGAGCATTGACGCCTTTGAAAAACGGGAGCAGATTTTAGAACTACGGTCGAGGGTGCTGCAGGCAGAGCAGGAGCGTCTTAGCGGAGCAAAAACCATGAGTGTTTCAGAAGCCAGAAAAGCATTAAGAGAGCGTTTAAATGAAGCATAA
- a CDS encoding phage portal protein, giving the protein MGIRSLMGIRGARDKPRNSYAGSALFFLFGRSTSGKPVNERTAMQTTAVYSCVRILAEAVASLPLHIYQYTDKGKERVADHPLYPILHDEPNEEMTSFVFRETLMSHLLIWGNAYAQIIRDGAGRVLGLYPLLPNKMKVDRADNGEIIFIYSRDSEENLNFSTYGQIYLWRQDALHIPGLGFDGLVGYSPIAMAKNAVGMTQACEEYGASFFANGANPGGVLEHPGVLKDPGKVRESWNAVYRGTNNAHKIAVLEEGMKYQQIGIPPEEAQFLETRKFQINEIARLYRIPPHMVGDLEKSSFSNIEQQSLEFVKYTLNPWVIRWEQSLQKALLLPEEKKEYFIKLNVDGLLRGDYQSRMTGYATARQNGWMSANDIRELEDLNPIPEEEGGNLYLINGNMTKLKDAGLFARNDTEKEEEPT; this is encoded by the coding sequence ATGGGAATCAGAAGTTTAATGGGAATCCGTGGAGCAAGGGATAAGCCAAGGAACTCTTATGCAGGTTCTGCCTTATTCTTTTTATTTGGAAGAAGCACCAGCGGTAAGCCAGTCAATGAGCGGACAGCCATGCAGACTACGGCAGTGTATTCCTGTGTGCGGATTCTGGCAGAGGCGGTGGCTTCACTTCCACTTCATATCTATCAATATACGGACAAGGGGAAGGAGCGGGTGGCTGACCATCCGCTTTATCCTATCCTACACGATGAGCCGAATGAGGAAATGACTTCTTTTGTATTTCGTGAAACACTAATGAGCCATCTGCTGATTTGGGGGAATGCTTATGCACAGATTATCCGGGATGGCGCAGGCAGGGTGCTTGGATTGTATCCGCTCCTGCCAAACAAGATGAAGGTGGACCGGGCAGATAATGGGGAGATTATCTTTATTTATTCCAGGGATTCGGAAGAAAATCTGAACTTTAGCACTTACGGTCAGATTTATCTTTGGCGGCAGGATGCTCTGCATATCCCGGGGCTTGGTTTTGATGGTCTTGTGGGGTATTCGCCCATTGCTATGGCGAAGAACGCTGTGGGAATGACACAGGCCTGTGAAGAGTACGGAGCAAGTTTCTTTGCCAACGGGGCAAATCCCGGCGGCGTATTGGAGCATCCCGGAGTGTTAAAAGACCCCGGCAAGGTTCGCGAAAGCTGGAATGCGGTCTACCGAGGTACCAATAATGCACATAAGATTGCGGTGCTGGAGGAAGGGATGAAATACCAGCAGATTGGTATCCCACCGGAGGAAGCACAGTTTCTGGAAACACGCAAGTTTCAAATTAATGAGATTGCCCGGTTATACCGGATTCCGCCCCACATGGTAGGGGACTTGGAAAAGTCCAGCTTTTCCAACATAGAGCAGCAGTCTTTGGAATTCGTGAAGTATACTCTGAACCCATGGGTCATCCGCTGGGAACAGTCCTTGCAGAAGGCACTATTGCTTCCGGAGGAGAAGAAGGAATACTTCATTAAATTAAATGTGGACGGACTGCTCCGTGGGGATTACCAGAGCCGGATGACCGGATATGCCACAGCAAGACAGAATGGCTGGATGTCCGCCAACGATATCCGGGAACTGGAGGATTTAAACCCGATACCGGAGGAGGAAGGGGGAAACCTCTATCTGATAAATGGGAATATGACAAAGTTAAAGGATGCCGGGCTGTTTGCCAGAAATGACACAGAAAAAGAAGAGGAACCAACTTAG
- a CDS encoding type II toxin-antitoxin system RelE/ParE family toxin, giving the protein MKHKVEILPSAWEDLKGIEDYYTVQFDVETALKVSDHILDAIERLENFPDSGSLTPDNWLNEREYRMVICKKHVVIYKTIETSVYVYHIADTQTEYTKLFY; this is encoded by the coding sequence ATGAAGCATAAGGTGGAAATTCTTCCATCTGCCTGGGAGGATTTGAAGGGAATTGAAGACTATTATACAGTACAGTTTGATGTAGAAACGGCATTAAAAGTCAGTGACCATATTTTAGATGCCATTGAACGTTTAGAGAATTTCCCGGATTCTGGCTCCCTAACACCTGACAACTGGCTCAATGAAAGAGAATACCGAATGGTGATATGTAAAAAGCATGTGGTAATTTATAAGACAATAGAAACATCTGTTTATGTTTATCATATCGCAGATACGCAAACTGAATATACGAAATTGTTTTATTAG